One window from the genome of Choloepus didactylus isolate mChoDid1 chromosome 2, mChoDid1.pri, whole genome shotgun sequence encodes:
- the LOC119520899 gene encoding type-1 angiotensin II receptor-associated protein: MMMPVVNLKVILLVHWLLTTWGCIAFSGPYAWANFSVLALGVWAVAQRDSVDAISMFLGGLMATIVLDIIHISIFYPRLTVSDPGRFGSNMAILSLLLKPFSCCLVYHMYRARGGELPRAGVFGTSQERGGYQTIDSPEAPTDSFAGPEGGGPAAFGC, from the exons GTGATCCTCCTGGTCCACTGGCTGCTGACGACCTG GGGCTGCATCGCGTTCTCGGGGCCCTATGCCTGGGCCAACTTCAGCGTCCTGGCCTTGGGCGTGTGGGCCGTGGCCCAGCGGGACTCCGTCGACGCCATCAGCATG TTTCTCGGGGGCCTGATGGCCACCATCGTCCTGGACATCATCCACATTAGTATCTTCTACCCACGGTTGACCGTCTCGGACCCAGGGCGTTTCGGCAGCAACATGGCCATCCTCAGTCTGCTCCTCAAGCCCTTCTCCTGCTGCCTCGTCTACCACATGTACCGGGCACGTGGGGGCGAGCTGCCCCGCGCTG GTGTCTTTGGAACGTCACAGGAGCGCGGTGGGTACCAGACAATTGACTCCCCGGAGGCGCCCACCGACTCCTTTGCAGGCCCGGAGGGCGGGGGCCCAGCGGCCTTCGGGTGCTGa